From a single Loigolactobacillus coryniformis subsp. coryniformis KCTC 3167 = DSM 20001 genomic region:
- a CDS encoding diacylglycerol kinase, which produces MQQRARIIYNPKAGHEGLKQSLVDILAIFEQAGYETSAYATTPEPLSAQNEATRAAQAGFNLVVAAGGDGTINQVVNGLAGLKHRPKMAIIPAGTTNDYARALKIPREDPVEAAKIVLKRKTIKMDIGRADKEYFMNIAGGGFLTELTYGVPSETKSIFGYLAYLLEGAKMLPQIKPVPMHLVYDDGEFRGDASMFLLGLTNSIGGFEKVAPDITLGDGRFSLIIVKTANLAELVRLIALAINGKHLNDPRVIYVKTHKLVAKTTNGTEMKINLDGEFGGTAPMTFTNLKQHLEIFADVDAMPQTALAAEDAAGLPETPVKPKTEAEH; this is translated from the coding sequence ATGCAGCAGCGGGCACGTATTATTTATAATCCTAAGGCTGGTCATGAGGGCCTGAAACAAAGCCTCGTCGATATTTTAGCAATTTTTGAACAGGCTGGTTATGAGACTAGCGCCTATGCCACCACGCCAGAACCACTTTCAGCACAGAATGAGGCTACGCGGGCAGCACAGGCTGGCTTTAATTTAGTCGTTGCCGCCGGTGGTGATGGCACGATCAACCAGGTCGTCAACGGTTTGGCTGGTTTAAAGCATCGGCCGAAAATGGCGATCATTCCTGCTGGTACCACTAACGACTATGCACGCGCACTAAAAATTCCTCGTGAAGATCCAGTTGAAGCAGCTAAAATTGTTTTGAAACGGAAAACGATCAAGATGGATATTGGCCGTGCCGATAAGGAATACTTCATGAATATCGCCGGCGGTGGTTTTTTGACTGAACTCACTTACGGAGTACCGTCGGAAACGAAGTCAATTTTTGGCTACCTTGCATATTTACTTGAAGGCGCCAAAATGTTACCGCAAATCAAGCCGGTGCCAATGCACCTGGTTTATGATGACGGTGAATTCCGCGGCGATGCCTCCATGTTCTTACTCGGTTTGACTAACTCGATCGGTGGCTTTGAAAAAGTAGCCCCAGACATTACCCTCGGCGATGGTCGTTTCTCATTGATCATTGTCAAAACGGCTAATTTGGCTGAGTTGGTACGCTTGATCGCATTGGCTATCAATGGCAAACATTTAAATGATCCACGAGTTATTTATGTTAAAACACACAAGCTAGTGGCTAAAACCACTAACGGCACAGAAATGAAAATTAATTTAGATGGCGAGTTTGGTGGTACGGCGCCAATGACGTTCACCAATCTCAAGCAACATTTAGAAATTTTTGCTGATGTTGATGCGATGCCGCAAACGGCATTGGCGGCAGAAGATGCTGCTGGCTTGCCGGAAACACCGGTAAAGCCAAAAACTGAGGCGGAGCATTAA
- the gatB gene encoding Asp-tRNA(Asn)/Glu-tRNA(Gln) amidotransferase subunit GatB: MNFETTIGLEVHVELKTKSKMFSPSANEFGDTPNMNTNVIDWGYPGVLPSVNKGALEYGMRAALALNATIATENHFDRKNYFYPDNPKAYQITQFEQPIGHDGWVEVELNNGDTKKIGIEELHLEEDAGKNTHRGQNSYVDLNRQGTPLIEIVSKPDMASPEEAYKYLETLRQVIQFSGVSDVKMEEGSLRVDANISIRPVGQKEYGVKTELKNINSFNYLRKGLEYEEKRQAQILLSGGTIRQETRGYNENTGETVLQRVKEGSDDYRYFPEPDIPPIHISDEWIAEVRRSIPEMPAARRQRYINDLGLSAADATVLTQSLEMADFFEATVAAGADAKLAANWLQGEVSAYLNAEKLELTATKLTAVNLATMINLITDGTISSKIAKKVFKEIITNGTEPKQWVEAKGLVQLSDPAKLLPIITEILDNNQQSIDDFKNGKDRAIGFLVGQIMKQTRGQANPKVVNQLLIQELKQR; this comes from the coding sequence GTGAACTTTGAAACGACTATCGGGCTTGAAGTCCATGTTGAATTAAAAACAAAATCAAAAATGTTTAGTCCATCGGCTAACGAATTTGGTGATACCCCTAACATGAACACTAATGTGATCGACTGGGGTTATCCAGGTGTATTGCCAAGCGTTAATAAAGGTGCTTTGGAGTATGGTATGCGTGCGGCTTTGGCATTAAATGCGACGATTGCTACAGAAAATCACTTTGATCGGAAAAACTATTTCTATCCTGATAATCCAAAAGCTTATCAGATCACACAGTTTGAACAACCAATCGGCCATGATGGCTGGGTTGAAGTTGAATTAAACAATGGCGATACCAAGAAAATTGGGATCGAAGAATTACATTTGGAAGAAGATGCTGGTAAAAATACCCACCGTGGCCAAAATTCTTACGTCGATCTAAACCGGCAAGGGACGCCATTGATTGAAATTGTCTCAAAGCCAGATATGGCTTCACCTGAAGAAGCTTACAAGTATTTGGAAACTTTGCGCCAAGTGATCCAGTTTAGCGGTGTATCTGACGTTAAAATGGAAGAAGGTTCTTTGCGGGTTGACGCCAATATTTCAATTCGGCCAGTTGGGCAAAAGGAATACGGCGTTAAAACCGAATTGAAGAACATCAACTCATTTAACTACTTACGTAAAGGTCTTGAATACGAAGAAAAACGCCAAGCACAGATTCTATTATCTGGTGGCACGATTCGTCAGGAAACACGTGGTTACAATGAAAATACAGGCGAAACTGTTTTGCAACGGGTCAAGGAAGGCTCCGATGATTATCGTTACTTCCCAGAACCAGATATTCCACCGATCCATATCAGCGATGAGTGGATCGCAGAAGTACGGCGTTCAATTCCAGAAATGCCAGCAGCACGGCGCCAACGTTATATCAATGACTTAGGTTTGAGTGCAGCTGATGCTACTGTTTTGACGCAGAGCTTGGAAATGGCTGATTTCTTTGAAGCAACGGTTGCGGCCGGCGCTGACGCTAAATTAGCCGCTAACTGGTTACAAGGTGAAGTTAGTGCTTATTTGAATGCTGAAAAGCTTGAATTAACGGCGACTAAATTAACTGCCGTCAATTTAGCGACGATGATCAACTTGATCACTGATGGCACGATCTCCTCGAAGATCGCCAAGAAAGTCTTCAAAGAAATTATCACTAATGGCACTGAACCTAAACAATGGGTCGAAGCGAAAGGATTAGTTCAATTATCTGATCCAGCTAAATTATTGCCGATCATCACTGAGATTTTGGACAATAATCAACAATCGATCGATGACTTCAAAAATGGTAAGGACCGTGCGATTGGTTTCTTAGTTGGGCAGATCATGAAGCAAACCCGCGGCCAGGCTAATCCAAAAGTCGTTAACCAATTATTGATCCAGGAATTAAAGCAACGGTAA
- the gatA gene encoding Asp-tRNA(Asn)/Glu-tRNA(Gln) amidotransferase subunit GatA: MNFFDNDLTTIHNQLVNKELTSYELTKQTIDALKATDQKIDAFLALDEENALATAKAIDEKGIDAANLLAGIPIAIKDNIMTKGLRTTAASKILENFTPIYDATVMEKIHANDMVVIGKTNLDEFAMGGSTENSAFKITKNPWDTTKVPGGSSGGSAAAVSAGMVPFALGSDTGGSIRQPASFTGVVGMKPTYGRISRWGLIAFGSSLDQIGPFSRGVKDNAALLNILVGEDKRDATSVSGHEADFTAKIDAGVKGLRIGLPKEYLGEGVQAEVKEAILAAADKYRELGATVDEVSLPHSKYGVAAYYIISSSEASSNLQRFDGIRYGVRAQDAKDLNEVYVNSRTQGFGPEVKRRIMLGMYSLSAGYYDAYFKKAAQVRTLMRQDFADIFKDHDLILGPVAPTTAYGIGEDVTDPLTMYAGDVLSVPVNLAGLPGLSLPAGFANGLPIGMQLIGPSFAEATLYQAGYAFEQATDFHKQVPTLGGND; this comes from the coding sequence ATGAACTTCTTTGACAATGATTTGACCACGATCCATAACCAGTTAGTGAACAAAGAATTAACCAGTTATGAATTAACTAAACAAACAATTGATGCTTTAAAAGCAACCGATCAAAAAATCGATGCTTTTTTGGCGTTAGATGAAGAAAATGCCTTAGCAACAGCTAAAGCAATCGATGAAAAAGGCATTGATGCCGCTAACCTGTTAGCCGGTATTCCAATCGCTATCAAGGATAACATCATGACGAAAGGCTTGCGGACAACTGCTGCCAGCAAGATTCTTGAAAACTTTACGCCGATTTATGACGCAACAGTCATGGAAAAAATCCACGCTAATGACATGGTCGTGATCGGGAAAACTAACCTTGACGAATTCGCCATGGGTGGCTCAACTGAAAATTCTGCCTTTAAGATCACTAAAAACCCATGGGACACAACTAAAGTTCCTGGTGGCTCATCTGGTGGCTCTGCAGCTGCTGTTTCCGCTGGTATGGTACCCTTTGCCTTAGGTTCTGATACGGGTGGCTCAATTCGCCAACCAGCTTCATTTACTGGGGTCGTGGGGATGAAACCAACTTACGGTCGTATTTCCCGCTGGGGCTTGATTGCTTTTGGTTCTAGTTTGGATCAAATTGGCCCATTCTCTCGTGGCGTTAAAGATAATGCTGCCTTGCTGAATATTTTAGTTGGTGAAGACAAACGGGATGCCACTTCCGTTAGCGGCCACGAAGCTGATTTCACGGCTAAAATCGATGCTGGCGTCAAAGGCTTGCGTATTGGCTTACCAAAGGAATATTTAGGTGAAGGCGTTCAGGCGGAAGTTAAGGAAGCAATTTTGGCTGCAGCTGATAAGTACCGTGAATTGGGTGCTACGGTGGACGAAGTTTCTTTGCCACATTCTAAATATGGCGTAGCTGCTTACTACATTATTTCTAGTTCTGAAGCTTCATCTAATTTACAACGTTTTGACGGTATCCGCTATGGTGTCCGTGCGCAAGACGCTAAGGATTTGAATGAGGTTTACGTGAACTCACGGACGCAAGGCTTCGGTCCTGAAGTTAAGCGGCGGATCATGTTAGGCATGTACTCACTATCTGCTGGTTATTACGATGCTTACTTCAAAAAAGCTGCCCAAGTACGGACATTGATGCGGCAAGATTTCGCTGATATTTTCAAGGATCATGATTTGATCTTAGGGCCAGTTGCACCAACGACTGCTTATGGTATCGGCGAAGATGTCACTGATCCATTGACCATGTATGCTGGCGACGTTTTGAGTGTGCCAGTGAACCTTGCTGGTCTTCCAGGCTTATCACTGCCTGCTGGTTTTGCTAACGGTTTACCGATTGGCATGCAGTTGATCGGCCCATCATTTGCTGAAGCTACCTTGTATCAAGCTGGATATGCATTTGAACAGGCAACTGATTTCCACAAACAAGTTCCAACGTTAGGGGGTAACGACTAG
- the gatC gene encoding Asp-tRNA(Asn)/Glu-tRNA(Gln) amidotransferase subunit GatC, with translation MAISKEQVNHVANLARLSFNDEELSQFTDQMSKITDMFNQLQEVDTTGVEPMTHVVDLVNVVRDDVPAAADPGERTALLNNAPDTEDGYIKVPAIFNRGEDSAE, from the coding sequence TTGGCAATTAGTAAAGAGCAAGTCAACCATGTTGCAAACCTCGCCCGGTTATCTTTTAATGATGAAGAATTAAGCCAATTTACTGATCAAATGAGCAAAATCACCGACATGTTTAACCAGTTACAGGAAGTTGATACCACTGGTGTTGAACCAATGACACACGTGGTTGATCTGGTTAACGTTGTGCGCGATGATGTGCCAGCAGCCGCTGATCCAGGAGAACGGACGGCGTTATTAAATAACGCACCTGATACTGAGGACGGCTATATCAAAGTTCCAGCAATTTTTAACCGTGGGGAGGATTCGGCTGAATGA
- a CDS encoding dicarboxylate/amino acid:cation symporter, whose amino-acid sequence MQQKRFLRLSLGWRIVLGLILGLVVGALFYQNKMAIAILNPIGTIFINLIKMIVLPIVVSCLVVGIAKMGDIKKLGRVGGKTLIYFELMTTIAIALGLLVGNLTKPGDSINIQTLSKVSISQYTATAKTAGNNGLGDIIMNIVPTNFFEALGKGDMIPVIFFTVMFGLGIAAIGKRGHVLIDFFDATSEVMFKMTNWIMQLAPIGVFALIGVTIAQFGLSALKPLALFLLIAYMTMIIFVVVVMGLVARFFHLNIFDLLLVIKDELVLAFSTASSEAALPRIMEKMPRYGVSQGIASFVIPTGYTFNLDGSAIYQSLAALFLAQAYHIHLSLGQQITLLVVLMITSKGMAGVPGASFVVLLATITTIGVPASGLAFIAGIDRLVDMGRTAVNVVGNSLAALIIAKTEHEFDEEKQQNYLADVKKVTAEKVN is encoded by the coding sequence GTGCAACAGAAACGCTTTTTACGCCTGAGTTTAGGCTGGCGCATTGTGCTTGGCCTGATCTTAGGGTTAGTTGTTGGTGCGCTTTTTTATCAAAATAAAATGGCGATCGCCATCCTGAATCCAATCGGGACGATCTTCATTAATTTAATTAAAATGATCGTTTTACCGATCGTGGTTTCCTGTCTAGTCGTTGGTATTGCCAAAATGGGCGATATCAAAAAGTTAGGGCGTGTCGGTGGCAAAACGTTGATCTACTTTGAACTGATGACAACGATTGCGATTGCGTTGGGGTTGCTGGTCGGGAATCTGACTAAACCGGGTGATTCGATCAATATTCAAACGCTGAGCAAAGTTTCAATTAGTCAATACACGGCAACCGCTAAAACTGCCGGCAATAACGGATTAGGCGATATCATCATGAATATCGTACCGACTAACTTTTTTGAAGCGTTAGGTAAAGGCGATATGATTCCAGTTATTTTCTTTACCGTTATGTTTGGTCTAGGAATTGCGGCCATTGGTAAACGTGGTCATGTTTTGATTGATTTCTTTGATGCAACCTCTGAAGTGATGTTCAAAATGACTAACTGGATCATGCAGCTAGCGCCAATTGGGGTGTTTGCTTTGATTGGTGTGACTATTGCACAGTTCGGCTTAAGTGCGCTGAAACCGTTGGCGTTGTTCCTATTGATCGCCTATATGACGATGATCATTTTTGTGGTTGTTGTGATGGGCTTAGTTGCACGATTCTTCCACCTGAATATTTTTGATCTATTGTTGGTGATCAAGGATGAGCTTGTGTTGGCTTTTTCTACGGCCAGTTCCGAAGCAGCCTTGCCACGAATTATGGAAAAAATGCCGCGTTATGGCGTTAGTCAGGGAATTGCCTCTTTTGTTATTCCTACTGGCTATACGTTCAACCTGGATGGTTCGGCGATTTATCAGTCGTTGGCCGCGTTATTTTTAGCGCAGGCTTACCATATTCATTTAAGCTTAGGTCAGCAGATCACGTTATTGGTTGTGTTGATGATCACGTCTAAAGGGATGGCAGGTGTGCCTGGTGCGTCCTTCGTCGTGTTGTTAGCGACGATCACCACGATTGGTGTGCCGGCATCTGGTTTAGCTTTTATTGCCGGTATCGATCGTTTAGTTGATATGGGCCGCACGGCTGTCAATGTGGTCGGTAATTCGTTGGCCGCTTTGATCATTGCCAAAACCGAGCATGAATTTGATGAAGAGAAGCAGCAAAATTATTTAGCGGACGTTAAAAAAGTTACCGCAGAGAAAGTTAATTAA
- a CDS encoding CamS family sex pheromone protein, whose amino-acid sequence MKRISAILALAVSVVLLTACGRLGSSGVGTTSSTKTKTSIQTTGQTSDDEYQGVIQNGRYKTSKARGLTKDQNTNGANLKSFENGLQTISQKQFATDDYIFQEGQYLKKATAQNWLDRKSKSNASGLNPEDNGQTDADKRNPDYLQAIEEQDYMTQDGNNLKLGGMTIGLAMNQVDYYQKEEYGATYETKISHDKMVSEGKSMADQVVSRMRKTEGVGNVPIVIALYEQATNDSLVGGTFFAYGISKDGGKTISEWHDVNEANYVLPVVGSAKSGNSSDADSFTNFKNNVQSFFPNLSGVTAQTHYKDGNLSGMNITINTQFYSETEIKSFTQYLVTAANKYLPSEAAIEITVQSTDGTQAFVARKAGEKSFYSHVFGSY is encoded by the coding sequence GTGAAACGAATTAGCGCAATATTAGCTTTAGCAGTTAGTGTCGTACTGTTGACCGCGTGTGGCCGCTTAGGTTCGTCCGGTGTCGGCACGACTAGTAGTACCAAAACTAAAACCTCGATTCAGACAACCGGCCAAACTTCTGACGATGAGTATCAAGGCGTGATCCAGAATGGTCGTTATAAAACCAGTAAGGCACGGGGACTCACGAAAGATCAGAATACTAATGGGGCTAATCTGAAAAGCTTTGAAAATGGATTACAGACGATTTCACAGAAGCAGTTTGCCACTGATGATTATATCTTCCAAGAAGGCCAATACTTAAAGAAAGCAACGGCACAGAATTGGTTGGATCGTAAGTCTAAAAGTAATGCCAGTGGATTGAATCCAGAAGACAATGGTCAAACGGATGCTGATAAGCGGAATCCAGACTATTTACAGGCAATTGAAGAACAAGATTATATGACCCAAGATGGTAATAATCTCAAGCTTGGTGGTATGACGATCGGTTTGGCAATGAATCAAGTCGATTACTATCAAAAAGAAGAATACGGTGCAACTTACGAGACCAAAATTTCTCACGATAAAATGGTCAGTGAAGGTAAGTCGATGGCTGATCAAGTCGTTTCACGAATGCGTAAAACCGAAGGCGTTGGTAATGTGCCAATCGTGATTGCGTTGTACGAACAGGCCACTAATGATAGCTTAGTTGGCGGGACTTTCTTTGCTTATGGGATCAGTAAAGACGGCGGTAAAACAATTAGTGAGTGGCATGATGTTAACGAAGCTAATTACGTTTTACCGGTAGTTGGTAGTGCTAAGTCAGGTAATTCCAGCGATGCTGATTCGTTTACTAACTTCAAAAATAATGTGCAATCGTTCTTCCCTAATTTGTCTGGTGTCACAGCGCAAACCCATTACAAAGATGGTAATTTATCTGGGATGAACATTACGATCAATACGCAATTTTATAGTGAAACTGAAATCAAGAGTTTCACGCAATACTTGGTGACTGCAGCTAATAAATATCTACCAAGTGAAGCCGCAATTGAGATCACCGTGCAGTCAACTGACGGTACACAAGCTTTTGTTGCGCGCAAAGCAGGTGAAAAGAGTTTCTACAGCCATGTCTTTGGTAGTTACTAA
- the ligA gene encoding NAD-dependent DNA ligase LigA, with product MALEKPIEQYSEQEASAAALALRNLLDQWSQAYYTADQPLVEDNVYDENYRDLETLEKAFPAIVTSDSPTQQVGGQVLPGFTKVTHEQPMLSMGDVFSLAELANFDQRLRKNVTTDFDYSVELKIDGLAISLVYEDGVFVRGATRGNGTIGEDITQNLKTIKSIPRKLTEPLSIEVRGECYMPRVSFAKLNERREADGLATFANPRNAAAGSLRQLDSRVTAARNLSTWIYTLTDYAALNVTTQAEALARLSELGFAVNPTTKTCQTLPEIEAFIAEYQAQRNQLDYDIDGVVLKVNSLALQAELGNTVKVPRWEIAYKFPPEEAQTVINEIEWTVGRTGVVTPTAVMDPVQLAGTTVARATLHNGDMIQEKDIRLHDTVLIHKAGDIIPEVSAVLTDKRGADSQPYVIPTHCPSCDSPLVHLEDEVALRCINPKCPAQIKEQLTHFASRNAMNIDGLGPQIVQQLFERELVADVADLYQLTLEQLLTLDKFKEKSANNLLQAIERSKANSLERLLTGLGIRHVGAKMARSLAEHFGDMASLQASSAEAIEAIATSGTIIANSVRTYFDAPEVPKLIEQLAAAGVNMRYLGPAPASVNETPFTGKTIVLTGTLERHKRADLTNTLTDLGAKVTGSVSKKTDIVVAGTDPGSKYTKAQKLGITIWDEATLEQNLQDLAD from the coding sequence ATGGCTTTAGAAAAACCAATCGAACAGTATTCAGAACAGGAAGCTAGTGCGGCTGCATTAGCGTTACGCAATCTTTTAGACCAGTGGAGTCAGGCTTATTATACAGCAGATCAACCGTTAGTCGAAGATAATGTTTATGACGAAAATTATCGTGATCTGGAAACGTTGGAAAAGGCTTTTCCGGCCATCGTTACCAGCGATTCACCGACACAACAAGTTGGCGGTCAGGTGCTACCTGGTTTTACAAAGGTTACGCATGAGCAGCCGATGCTCTCCATGGGGGATGTATTCTCATTGGCTGAGTTGGCTAATTTTGATCAACGCCTGCGTAAAAATGTCACGACTGATTTTGATTATAGTGTTGAATTGAAAATTGATGGTTTAGCGATCTCATTAGTTTACGAAGATGGTGTATTTGTGCGTGGTGCCACTCGTGGTAATGGGACGATCGGTGAAGATATTACGCAAAATTTAAAAACGATCAAATCGATTCCCCGCAAGCTGACTGAACCGCTGTCGATCGAAGTTCGCGGTGAATGTTATATGCCGCGGGTGTCATTTGCTAAATTAAATGAACGCCGTGAAGCAGACGGTTTAGCGACTTTTGCTAACCCGCGTAATGCAGCAGCTGGTAGTTTGCGCCAACTTGATTCACGAGTAACGGCGGCACGTAATTTGTCAACGTGGATCTATACATTGACCGATTATGCTGCATTGAATGTGACCACACAAGCCGAAGCACTTGCTCGTTTAAGTGAATTAGGCTTTGCCGTTAATCCGACCACAAAAACTTGCCAAACGTTGCCCGAAATTGAGGCTTTTATTGCTGAATATCAGGCACAACGCAATCAACTCGACTATGATATCGATGGTGTGGTTTTAAAAGTTAATTCCTTAGCGCTGCAGGCTGAACTAGGTAATACAGTTAAGGTACCACGTTGGGAAATTGCTTATAAATTTCCACCAGAAGAAGCACAAACCGTGATCAATGAGATTGAATGGACAGTTGGTCGTACGGGTGTAGTTACACCAACTGCGGTAATGGATCCCGTTCAATTAGCGGGTACGACCGTAGCACGGGCAACGCTGCATAATGGTGATATGATCCAAGAAAAGGATATTCGACTGCACGATACGGTTTTGATTCACAAAGCTGGCGATATTATTCCCGAAGTTTCCGCCGTCTTAACTGACAAACGGGGAGCCGATAGTCAGCCCTATGTGATTCCGACCCATTGTCCTTCCTGTGATTCGCCGTTGGTTCATTTAGAAGATGAAGTCGCGTTACGCTGTATCAATCCGAAGTGTCCGGCTCAGATCAAGGAACAGCTGACCCATTTTGCGTCACGTAATGCGATGAATATCGATGGACTTGGTCCGCAGATCGTGCAACAATTATTTGAGCGTGAACTGGTTGCTGATGTTGCTGATCTGTATCAGTTGACCCTGGAGCAGCTGCTAACGTTAGATAAATTTAAAGAAAAATCAGCCAATAATTTATTACAGGCAATTGAACGTAGTAAAGCTAATTCTTTAGAGCGTTTGTTAACCGGCTTAGGTATTCGCCATGTCGGCGCTAAAATGGCTCGCTCATTGGCTGAGCATTTTGGTGACATGGCTAGTTTACAAGCTAGCAGTGCTGAAGCAATTGAAGCAATTGCGACTTCCGGGACGATCATTGCTAACAGTGTACGGACTTATTTTGATGCACCGGAAGTTCCTAAGTTGATCGAACAATTAGCGGCTGCCGGTGTAAATATGCGTTATTTAGGACCAGCGCCAGCTAGTGTAAATGAGACGCCATTTACTGGTAAAACAATCGTGTTAACTGGAACACTAGAACGGCATAAGCGGGCAGATCTCACCAATACACTAACTGATCTGGGCGCTAAGGTGACTGGCAGCGTATCGAAGAAAACCGATATTGTGGTTGCTGGTACTGATCCTGGCAGTAAATATACTAAGGCACAAAAATTAGGTATTACGATCTGGGACGAAGCCACCTTGGAGCAAAACTTGCAAGATCTGGCTGACTAG